TCTGCATCTTTACACGAAAAGTCTGACCCCAATTTGGTCATTTTGAAAGTGACTGTGGTTGTGCCTGCGGCGTAGGCGTAGGTTATGTTTGACACCTGGATGCCCGCCGCATCAATCTTGTTTAGCTGATCATAGTACGCCTGATGGTCAGTGCCGGCGGTTTTATGGCAAACAGCGCATGATTCAGGGCTGACCGAAGCTGCAACGGACACTGCGGCATTGGCGGAAGTCTGCAGTGCCGACCATTGGGCTTCAGTCCCGCTATAACTCAGGGCTGCTGCACTTGCGTAAGATAACGACAGTAACTGCGCTTGAGTGCCGGTGAAGCCGGCAGCTTGCGCGGTTGCATATTGGCTGGCGGATGCGGCTAACGATGCGGCGTCAACTGGAGCCGCAGGGCCAGCGGGACCGGCAGGCCCGGCAGGCCCGGCGGCACCCGCACTGCCATCGCTGCCGCTGCAGCCAGACAGGGCAAAGACGCTTAAAACGATAAATAAAACAAATAACGGAAAGCTCTTTTTCATAAAAATCCTCCTTTTCGATTTAAATTGTTTAAGAAGAAGCTGATTTATTGCCCTTCATCTTTGCTCTTCGCCAATTAGAGCTGTATCCTGTAAAGCAATGAACATGCCACCTCTGCAATAACAAATTAACTCGTAATATTAGATATATGTTGATTTAATAAAATTCCCGTTGTCCGATAGGTGGTGAAATAACCAGATACCCCCGGTGATATTACCACCTGTTTATTCTTCTGCTGGCGGTCAGGACGGCATTCTTCCGCCCCAAAACCATTAAAACCTGAAAATCAAGTCATAATTGGTAAGAATGGCATATTAGGCGCTGTAAATTTGTTGAGGTGTTCTGAAAAGTACCAAACTCAGGGTTAAAAAATAGAATAAAAGGCTCATTAACGCCGGAAGCAAGCAATTGCTACATTATTAATCATTATCGGGACGGCGCTGGTTCCCAAATCTCCTTAATCCTCGCAAAGGTATGGGCACAGATTCATTTTCCGAGCTTTGCAGTTTGGGAGTTGATGCCCCGGTGCTGGAAACAGTTGGTGGTTGTCCCGCGGATGATGCTTGAGCCGGAAGGCGGGCGCCTGATTTCTGGGAGGAGAGGGCTGTGTCAAAAACGGTAACCACCTTCATTTTTTCATCATACATCAGCAACTTATTTTCAATGCCGATGCTATTCAAGATGGATCTTAACCCCTCGTCCATCGTAGCCTTGTGCAGGGCTTGCGTGACTGGTTTGTCCAGCCATTTGTCGGGGGCCTTGATCTTCCATCTGGTTGTTTTGGCGATTTTCCCCAGTACGCTGCGCAGCGGTTCATTACTGAAGTCCATGGTAATTGTGCCCGGAACCGCGGCTTTCTCCGCTCCCCAGCCGGGGGCTATTGCAAAAATGGCCGCCAGCAATCCAAAACAAACCAGAGTAAAAAATTTTTTCATTATTGCGATTGACTGGTTGAACATAAGTTTACTTTTCTGCTGAAATTATTGTTTCGTAACGATCTCGACCTTTGCCCTTTTGTTGAGCTCGTCGACCCAGGCTGCCCGGGTCATTCCCTTTTCCTGCGTTCCCTTGGCGACGAGCTTGGCAAGCAGAATATCCTTTTCCATCCGCTTCTCGAAAGCGGGCGGCGTCATACCGTGACTTTTCAAAAAGGCCTCGAAATCCTTGTCGGAAAGTTTGAGGTTTTTCTTGACGGCGCTGATTTTGTCGGCGATTTCCTGAGGGGACACGGTGATTTTTTCCTTGGCCGCCTCGGTCACCAGTATTTTATCATGGATTATTTTATTCAGAATCTGCCTTCTCAAATCCGCCGCGGCCGCTTTGCCCGCGGGGGTGGAATCAGACTGGCCGTTTATACCGGTCGTCTTTTTATAGAGGTCTAATTTCTTATCCACCTCCGCGATGGTGATCTTTTCCCCATTGACGATGGCGGCCGTGTTCCAGCCGCCTTTCAGCGGGTTCGGCAGCAGGCCGGTAAAAATCAGCAGGGCCGCGCCTGACAAAACCACCAGCACTATGGCTATGATCGCATAGAGCTTTTTCCTGCCCGGTTCCTTCTGCTCCCGGGAGGTCGCCGTTATTGAATCTTTCACTTCGTTTTCGTTCACTTCCTTCCCGCATGCGCCGCAGATCGCCAATCCGTTTGCCAGGGCGCCTCCGCAGTGGGGACATTGCTGATTTTCCATTTTCTTAACCTCCCGGTATTTTGATCAAAACCTCGGGCGGCCTATGCCATAAGAGACCGACAAAGTAAAGGAAAGAAAATCAAAGCTACCGGTCGCTGCTTTGGCGGCGTTGGGCAACCCACTCTTTCAGCGTGGCATCAATGCGCGCCTGCCAGCCGGGGCCGGTAGTGCGGAAATACTCCAAGACATCACGGCTGTAGCGAACGGTGACGAAGAGAAAAAAGGGACAGGCTCCTTATTATAGTGACAGGCTGTTTTTCAGCGCCATGTCCACCTTTTCCATGAGCTCGTCGGGGAGAGTCGCGAGCCTGGCTCCGGTCAACCTGCTTTTATCGAGGGTGTGGATCTGCGAGAGATTGACGATGGAATTCTTTTTCAGGCCGGAATCAGTGCCGATAACTACACAGATGGGGTAAGTGGCTTTTTTTTCGGAATATTCGGTGATGACGGCAACGATGGTCGTGGGTGAGTACTGATTGCCGACATCGTTCTGAACCATCAACACCGGGCGGGTTTTCCCTGTTTCGCTTCCCACCACTGGATCGAGCGCTGCGTAATAGACATCTCCTCTTTTGACCTGCACGGAAGTCATGGGGCAGCCTCGGGGAGATTCTCGGCATCAGAGAACTTGAAATCCTCACAGATGCGGATGTTTTCCTCGGCTAGCTCCTGATAGGCGGTTTTCATTTGCTGATTGAGGTTCTGCCTTTCGATCTGCATTAATTTTTCCTCGATGGACTCCCGCACGAGGGAGGAAACATTTTTCCCCTCACGGGCAGAGGCTTGGAAAAGCCTGACCTTGATCTCCGTCGGGAGTTGAATATTGATTCGCGTTTTTTCCTGCTGTGCCGTTGATAGCATTTTTACGCCTCACTTTTGTGTATAAAAGATGTGCGAGATCTTGTAGCAAAAACCGATGGAGAAAGTCAATTGATTTTCTCCATCCTCGCCCGCAGGCATAGGCCGCCGGTCAATGTGTGAGCATTAGTCTCTTCCGGCAAAATTCAGCAATATCAAAGACATCAGCGTCTGCTCATCCGTCCATCCCTGATGATGCAGGCATTCAATGAAATTACTTGACTTTAGATCCTCTTGGTCCGATATTATCGCCGTGGAAACACGCTGTCGGGATCAAAGAAAAGAGGAGTATTTTATGAGGACCGCAAATAATTTAGAGAAGATAGAAAATAAAATTATGGAGTTGTCTGTATCCGAGCAGATTCATTTGCTTGAACGCGTTGCCAGACGGGTCCGCACCGCTCAGATAAAATCAGGAATAGCCCTGAACTGGAACGATCTGTACGGTACGGGAAAGGGCCTATGGAACGGGAATGATGCCCAGGATTATGTGAATCGGGCGAGAGAAGAACGGATATGACCCTTTCCGAAGTCTTGCCGAAACCGGTGGAGACGGGTAATGACGAACTGGCGGAAAAATTCAAGACGTATCTCAAAAACGGACAGAACCTGATCCTGCTCCCGATTACGGAAGCCATTGGCGAAACCGCAGGCATTCTTCGGGGCAAATATCCGCAGCTTAAAACCGTTGACGCCGTTCAGATCGCTGCGGCGCTCGACGCCGGAGTGGACGCCTTTTTAACCAACGACAAGAAGCTTTCAGGAATCAAGGAAATCAAGATTCTTGTTTTGAACGATTATCTCTTCTGAGAAATCCTGGTACCCCCCAAACGAAAGGCGGACGCGCAAGGGAGGTAATTTCGTCATAATCTCCACCTTCGCCTTTTTGTTAAGCTCACCGATCCAGACCTCCCATCCCTTTTTCCTGCGTTCCCTTGGCGGCGCGCTTGGTAGGCAGAATATCCTTTTCCATCCGCTTTTCTCGGTCTTCTGGACACTCGCAATAAATCTGTCCCCTTATGGTAGGGCACGCCGTCAAATATTTATTCAATTTCAATGACGATGGGTTGTTACCGGCATTATCCGGTCAGCATCAAAAACTCTGCGGCGGGAATCAGAAAACAGTTGTCAGGGAATGCTTCTGCCCTGTCCAGATCGCGGACGATCTGGTAGCAGGGGAGGTTCAGCAGCCGACCAAAATGCCGGATAGCCGGGGTTATCTCGCGCCCGCTTTCCTTTGCCTCAAAAAGGGCCAGGGGCCGGTTGTCCTTAACCAGGACGAAATCGACTTCCCGTTTGGCTGTGTCGCGGATGTACATGACCTCGAAAATTCCGAGGCCCGTTTCCGTGAAGCGTGCCGCCATTCTCATGAGACTGACCGCCAGGAAGTTCTCAAAACGGGGCCCCTCCTCCGGCAGCATTGACCAGTCGTATAAGTAAAGTTTGGGCTCCTTCTTCAGCGAACGCTGGATCTGCCTGTGCCAGGGCCTGATCGTGAATGCCAGATATACTTCCTTTAGAATCTCGATCCAGTTGAGAACCGTGCTGTGGTGGCAATTCAAATCCTCCCGCAGGGAATTGACGCTCAGGGGCGCCCCGATCTTTGAGGGGAGGAGCTCGACCAGATGTTCGAGCCCCCGGATATCGGCGATGCGGGCCAGGTCGCGGACATCCTCTTTTGTCAGAAGAGTCTTGTAATCGGTCTGCCAGCGGCGGTGAAACTTCGGCGACGCCTTCAGGAAAGGTTCCGGAAAACCGCCCAAACGGAGCAATCCGCCCAGGGCCTCCCTGTGCTTGTCTGTATCGACCTTTCTGACCTCCCGCAGTAGAGAGTCGCCATTTTCAAGGAGCAGATCGTCGGCCAGAACGAAGGAAAAATCTGCCGTTGCCTCGGCCAGCCCCAAAGGGAACATCCGGTACGAAAAGTATCGGCCTACCAGCGAATCTCCCGACTTTCGATACATTCCCAGACGCGAACTTCCGGTAACCAGAAGCCGGATCTTTTCCCTGTTGGAATCGTAAAATCCCTTGAGGATATCCCGCCAGTTTTTCTGCTTGTGGATTTCGTCGAACACAATCGGAACGGGTTCGCCTTTGTATCGTTCCTCGACGATGTTTTTGAAAAAGAGCGGATTTCTACGGTATTGGGCAATGATGGCAGGATCGTCCCAGTTGAAGTACATATCGCTGCATCCGGCGGAGCTGAGCCAGTTTCGGGCAAAGGTCGTCTTGCCTACCTGCCGGGGGCCGGTCAGGAAGATCATCTTGCCCGCCGTCATTTCGGGATCGAACAGGTATCTCGCCACCAAACGTTCCATGGCGATAAAATTTCATACATGCGAAAGAAAATCAAGATATATTTTCGTGGTTGCGGAAAAATATCCCGATCTTAAATCAGTGGATGCCGTTCAGATTGCCGCAGCGCTCGTTTGAGAAATCCTGGCATATATCCTCGCAACACGTTACTTAAATAAATCTGAATGTGTCCCGGTTCTTATCAGGAATAAAGTGTTTTCATCATATTTGTAAATTAGCAGCCAATCTGATTCAATATGGCAATCTCTGCAACCATAATAATTTCCTGCCAATTTATGGTCCCGATATATTGAATCCAATTTTTCTTTGCGCCATAGAGAACGTATTACGGATTTAAGTTTTTCCATGTCCTTGCCTCTTCCAAGCTGGCGTTTGACGTCTTTCTCAAAAGCGGTACTGCCATGAATTTGCTTCATCATCAAATACCGAGATGCGTGAATAGTTCTTCTGTGTCTTCGAAATTTTTTCCGCCGCCAGCTTCAACTTCCTTCATGGCTGACATAGTTTCGGCATTGGGAATGTTTATTTCAAAAG
The sequence above is a segment of the Syntrophobacterales bacterium genome. Coding sequences within it:
- a CDS encoding SurA N-terminal domain-containing protein → MENQQCPHCGGALANGLAICGACGKEVNENEVKDSITATSREQKEPGRKKLYAIIAIVLVVLSGAALLIFTGLLPNPLKGGWNTAAIVNGEKITIAEVDKKLDLYKKTTGINGQSDSTPAGKAAAADLRRQILNKIIHDKILVTEAAKEKITVSPQEIADKISAVKKNLKLSDKDFEAFLKSHGMTPPAFEKRMEKDILLAKLVAKGTQEKGMTRAAWVDELNKRAKVEIVTKQ
- a CDS encoding BrnA antitoxin family protein; its protein translation is MEYFRTTGPGWQARIDATLKEWVAQRRQSSDR
- a CDS encoding type II toxin-antitoxin system PemK/MazF family toxin, with protein sequence MQVKRGDVYYAALDPVVGSETGKTRPVLMVQNDVGNQYSPTTIVAVITEYSEKKATYPICVVIGTDSGLKKNSIVNLSQIHTLDKSRLTGARLATLPDELMEKVDMALKNSLSL
- a CDS encoding PIN domain-containing protein, whose amino-acid sequence is MTLSEVLPKPVETGNDELAEKFKTYLKNGQNLILLPITEAIGETAGILRGKYPQLKTVDAVQIAAALDAGVDAFLTNDKKLSGIKEIKILVLNDYLF
- a CDS encoding ATP-binding protein, with amino-acid sequence MERLVARYLFDPEMTAGKMIFLTGPRQVGKTTFARNWLSSAGCSDMYFNWDDPAIIAQYRRNPLFFKNIVEERYKGEPVPIVFDEIHKQKNWRDILKGFYDSNREKIRLLVTGSSRLGMYRKSGDSLVGRYFSYRMFPLGLAEATADFSFVLADDLLLENGDSLLREVRKVDTDKHREALGGLLRLGGFPEPFLKASPKFHRRWQTDYKTLLTKEDVRDLARIADIRGLEHLVELLPSKIGAPLSVNSLREDLNCHHSTVLNWIEILKEVYLAFTIRPWHRQIQRSLKKEPKLYLYDWSMLPEEGPRFENFLAVSLMRMAARFTETGLGIFEVMYIRDTAKREVDFVLVKDNRPLALFEAKESGREITPAIRHFGRLLNLPCYQIVRDLDRAEAFPDNCFLIPAAEFLMLTG
- a CDS encoding type II toxin-antitoxin system YafQ family toxin produces the protein MKQIHGSTAFEKDVKRQLGRGKDMEKLKSVIRSLWRKEKLDSIYRDHKLAGNYYGCRDCHIESDWLLIYKYDENTLFLIRTGTHSDLFK